The Enoplosus armatus isolate fEnoArm2 chromosome 5, fEnoArm2.hap1, whole genome shotgun sequence genome contains the following window.
TTTGCTCAgttcaaacattcaaacaacatGCGAAGGCACAACCTCTATTCTTCATGACTGCTTGAGTCAGTGCAAAAAAGTAATCAAACAAGGAGTTCAACTCAGCCCAttgcacatttcacacatgATAATGCTGAGTAaagcctcttcctctctctacAGAGCTACAGGGGAGTTACCTTCCACCATCAGTCAGGAGTTTATCCGAGTTGGATTGAATTGAATGCCGACGCTCCGTGAGTTTTGTGGCAAAATGTGGCTGAAACTATATCCGCCGCTGTGGGACCTGAAGACCACCACTGGAGGACACTGCCAGGTAGACAACTAGGTCTGGACTCTTCACAGGTGAGCAGTGCGCGCATTCataatttgaatatttgataGTTGGGCAGGGCTGAACCGTGGGGATCTGCTGTTCTTAAAGAGGTACATTACCTCAATTCCTGCTTGCcatggataaataaaggtttaaaaataaaCCCACGGGCTATCTATGAATGTTTCAACTATATAAGTGAAAACGACTACATACATTTTGAACAATCGTTTCAAAATGAATTCCTTTCAAAAATGTAGGCAGTCTCATGTCGGAGTGTAGCTTTTCAGTTCCTCCTCTGTTGTTAAGTTTCACATCAGCATGTGTAGGTTGCTTAAAGAACCATGTAAACGAGGTACATCTGAGAAATAAACATAGAGAATTCAGAGTAACATTGTTTCCCTCCAGCTACTGGCTCAGTGTACTTCAACCCTGAAAGTGCCAGATTTGAACCTGTGCCGGCTCACGGTGCTTCACACCGTTTGATGGAACGAGTGCAGCGCCCGTTGAAGACATGCCTGTTCAGAACGGGCCGATTGCTTCAAGACAGTAAAACAGGCTGACTTGCTTTCTTCATCTGATCTTGAATGTAATGAAGCAAGCGACGGAGAGCCAGCTGTACCCAGCGTGCCAATTCGGTGATGTAACGGTTAATAGGAGTCCCCTCTCAATAGGGTGTGCACTTCTAATTAATATGTCCTGTAGATCTCAAGAACTTGTGCTCAGCAATGCACTTCCTTGGGTCCTCAGCAATACACCCGCCAAGTGTGAAGTCGATCAGATGAACAGTTGTCGAGATAATCGAAGGACAGACATACAGACCGATTCCTTCAGTATTTAGTTAAATGATCAGTGGAACGTATAGTATAGACTATGTAGTATAGTTTGCTGTGTCCCCTTGTAATAAATGTAGGACATGTGATATATTTGTAGTAATATAAGTACACTTTTACAACACTAACAAGGCCAGTTTCTCAACATGCATCCTTCTTTATAAGTCGATTATTCCCATTCTCACATTTACCAGAGAGACAGTGGTGGTGTATTGCACAATCATGtgatgttaaatatgttttccAGGTCACAGGGTCATGAGATAATGATATAACAATGTCACGAGAAACCGAATCACAAACATTAAGAAACAATGAATTCATTCTCACTCTCTTAAGgatagctttgtttttttcctcttctctttcaccaGAAATTTGAGGCACAATGAGAAACTCTCCGACATGAAGTAATAAACATAATTACTGTGCAATGGAAACCATTTAAAGGAATTCTACAAGGATTTTACAGTATGTCCAAGAGATTTCTAATCTTTTCAGTTAAAGGGCGATGTAACATTACCATGGCCACAAAAAATACCCCCTGGCAGGTGTCTGTAAAAATCATACATTAGGTCCCCTCAAACATTTTTCAGTCAACAGTTGAACCACTGTTTTAATTCAGCGAGTGCAGTTTGAACTGCAggttcaaagaaagaaagaatataaACACTAAAAGacacataaatcacaaaaatcTCCAGTAAAGGAAAAATACTTACCAGTTAACTGTCAACTCTAAATCAGCTTACTTGTAAATCAGATCTCACTTGGAGACTAAACAGACTGCAAacaatcttaaaaaaaaatggattatgCTTTTAAAGCAGCTTCTCCATAGTATAAGCAAAATAATACACAATGGAGTGTGTTGATAGAGAAGATATATCAGCTTCACTTCgtgttgttcttcctcttcaccttctCAATTGTTTAAATAAACTTGTCATGTACTATGATCACTTGCTCTCAATCCAGCAACATTATAAAACAGAGATATGTCTGCAGTCTCCTGACTAACAAACcactttatctttctctctctgtttgtatcACTTCTCCCCATTCAGTTGTATTTAAACTGACCTTTAAGCttaaaatgagcagaaaataTTTAACAATTCATCACTGAAAAAGCAGTTTTGTGTATTACAATTTACACCTTCTGTTCCTGGGCCAGACTGTAAACAAGTGCATATCTtgatctctctccctctctctcaggttCATTGTTAAAGAGGCAGTGAGGCGACGGAGGAGACGATGACTGAGGTTCAACGCCAGACGTGAGTCAGACTTCAGAACATTATGACTTCATGAAGCTAAAGCAGAAACAGCCATTGTTTCATTTCCCTTCACCTCTTATCTTATCAAATAACAACATGTGACACACGATAACCTGCACGGACACATAAGCCTGCATATGGGTATATGTTtccacacaaagaaatacacacactacGATGAATGCAcactacatacatacactcacaatgtaacacacactgggTAATCAGCAGTatgtcaaacagacagacagactttttGTCCATGGTCCTGATACATCCTTAATTGTGTCTTGAGGGCActtttttgtatatttgcacATGCTTTGCACATTTTTATTAGTCGTACCGTCCCAGCATGAGTATTCCCCACTATCAAAAAACAGTTATTGACATCATGCATCCCCTAGCCCCTAACCTTACCCATCACAATTAACTGCTTAACCACGACCCTTACCTAAATTTAAGTCTATCtttaaccctcaaacagccctttgaagaaGTGAGAACTGGACCAAATCTCACTTGGTCCTCACATAGAAATTCAAACTCTTGCTCCTCACAAAGatggaacaaacacacacacacacacacacacacacacactcacacagaggaCATGACACCACCTCCTGTGAATCTTGAAGATTGTAGCTGCTTGGTGACTCACCGCTCAATACTGTGAGGGAAAACTGTAATTCACTGAAGCAATTTCACCTTGACATGGACACGGTCTGTTTATAGCTGCAATCAGCAAGAATATATCGAGGCTCTTGACTTTTCTGTTGAAGCACCCACTCTTTAGAAATAATGCTGCCTTTTTTGCAGATACAAGACTATTCGTTTTGTCTATTGTCTTGGTGCTGTTGTCTCAAATAGTTAGTGATACTTGCTCTTTACTATAGTCCCTGCTTGCTTGTGATATTGGTAATTGACTGCAGGAAATACAAAACTAATCCCACATctgttaaaacaacaataacagctgctggtaatataattacattttatagcCTTATAACCTTACAGCATTATTCTTCATCAATACAAAGAAATAATATCATTTACTGTGCTTTATAGCAAGTTTGGCAACCAAAAAATGATGTCTGTATACCTAGCCGTCTTTAATCTTCCCTGCATTTAGGAATTAGGCAGCCAGCAGCTAATCCACATCTGTCACTGGAAGGTTTAGGGGTCTTgcacttgtttgttgtttcctgctctgttttGGCTCCTTTTTGAACTCCAGTCTTTCCTCAACAACCACAGCGACTGTGTTTGACAGCTGAGACTTGTTCAGGGTCATTTTGGGAAACAGTAGATGTAACATTATGTAACAGTAGAACAGCCTGATGGAGGGAAAGTTTGTACAACATAAAAGCAACATGTTAAGAGGGTAATTGTAATAGCTAAGAGGATCTGCTTCTCTCTGGGTTAGTGTGTTAGCTAAATGTCAAATCATATAGCTAAATAAATACCGCTAAATTacaacacaaatgtatttagtGCACTCGCCTGTAGATTCCCACATTTATGCAAATGTCTCACAGTCAGGTTTCTGAGCACATGAGTTATGGATGGTCATTTGCAATTCTCTCTCTGAGTCCCTTCCAACTTCAGAACCTAAAGGCTGTGTGATTCAGTTGCCATGAATTTGTATTTCAAATGAGCAGTGGCTGTGAATACTGAGGCCGTGGattatttgaataaatatgTTGGAGTTAATTGAGAAGTTCCCTAAAGGCTGTGGACAGTCAGATGTGTAGAGGCAGCCCCACCTCACCTGATTCAGTGCGTTCTTCTGGATCCTTCAATAATCATGGCCAGAGCAGGAAGCTCTGAATAgaagaataaaactgaattattacAGCATGATAGCTCACAGTTACTAGTTGTCATAATGACACTGGGTTTCCGGCACATGCATTTGATATCTTTAATGTCCCAATGAAACTCAATGAGACAATTAAAGATGTTAAAAGTGTTGTTATTTCATGTGCAATACAGAGTACAATTGAAGGTTCATGTgataaaagcaagaaaaactGCAACAATAAGCAAGGAAATATGTGTTAAGCTGTGCGGGCAGCCAAGAGGCAGTTCATGGTGTATTATTTTATTGCGTTTATTGCACATGGGATAAACCTGTTGTACCTAATTTCAGATTGTCAGCGTTACAGGTTAGGGGAAAGCAGAACTACTCTAGGAGGTTTCTTTTCAAAAAGGGTAACTTTGTGAACTTTATCTAACATTGATTATGACTTTCCAAATGTTAAACTAGGTTTGACTCAGTATAACTTACCATCAGTCTCTCTAtttaaacatatacagtatattaactCAACAGCTCATATTTGTTGTCCTGTAAAACCTTAAGAAGCTAAATATGATTTTCACTGTAATGATTTTACACAAGCTGATGGTTCCCATGGTCTTTTATAgctaaaaaagctaaaaaaggaCCCTGAACACCTCTCCAAccaaataataacatttaaaaacatacaacGCTTGTCAATCAGAAATTAGGCCTTTTGTTCTAAACTCCTGCACTGATTCACGATACATGGTTTGCATCCAAAAGCAATGTGAGTCTATTTTTATGGTGTTGTACGTTTGTCTGGGCCGTTCAGGGGCTGGTGGCCTGCATCCTCTGCCAGGATGGAAATACGACTGAATGAGTTACTAATTAGATTATAACATGCATCTTAAAAATGGATTCTGGGTCACATTGGTCACAGTTGTAGGAGGCAGTGCTATATAGCATAAGATTgaaattgtgttcattttgtagGAATGAAAGATTTATGTCAGGTCTAAGAATGTTTATGTGCAAGGCACTTAAATGAGTGGGTAAGTCTTGGGGTATCTCAACCCAAACAGGTTGCTCTTATACGTATTGACTGTACATTTTAACATgaaattatttgatttgatttaattttatttaagaggtccagcagatgttttttcttttcttttcttcatttagGGTACCTTACTGAAATACCTTTCACAGTGGCATTATGCAACGGAGAGTCAGGAACAATGTGCGACCACGATTCCATTGATTCCTGTAAATAATGCAATGATGGTAAAACTATAACCTTAATGGAAGTTAAATAGAAGCATCTTTTGCTGCAGGTCTGGGTGAAAAAGCCACTAACAACTTTGAAACAAGTCTGATTTAATTcaattatttgaataaaaacatttcagttactGGAACTCTGTTGATATATCCACTAGCAGCAATTGAATGAATAATCATCTTCTTGAATTTATTTCAGATTTAATTTGAATTGTTTCAATTGAATTAGCTGTATGAAAAGACTGAGAGAAGGAAGGCACATCCCCTTACCATCTGTAACTCTCATTCAGTTACTATTGGCTTTATAGAGCCGAACAGCATGCCCCAGTTTTAGCTCTGTTACTGAACACTCAGGCCAGAAATAAATCTGAATATCCCATGAAAATAACAGCACAATCATCCTTATGTCCCGATGGTGTTTCTGTATCCTTACCTGATAATAAATCATCTTAATAATTAGGTAAGCTGTTGGTAATGACAGCATGGCCTCAGGTTAGCTGCTATATTTAGACCTATAGCAGAGGTGACCAGTGAAGCATAGAGGGCGGGAGACAATGTTCCCTCAGAGACAGCGAGTTATGTCCTTCCCCTCGTCTCAAGAACATAAAGGCATGTGTGAGCACctccttttccccctttttctttcacacacatgcagtgaaaCACTCatgtacacaaaacacacatgtacagtatacctTTACATATGCTCATTCCTGTAtgtcacacaaatacattctttcccccttttctctcacacacacctacacatacacactgtccTGTCTTGCATAACACAGTGGGAATGTGTCCACCCCCGTGAGGACAGATTGAAACATAAGGTTCCCTCTGATGTACGGGGGAACAATggaaaggacacacacacacacacacacacacacacagatcctaTAGTATGTCCTTCATATTATTCAATAGCTGCAAAGCTCAGGGAGTACAGAACAGGACAAAGTGAAGAGTGAAGAAGGTGACTTTGTGTTGGCAGCATCCCAGACCGGCTCTCTCTGCTGGTCTGTACAGAGATCTGTTACGAGAGGATACTTGCAGTGTTGCAGGAATATGCAGAGTTGTTGGTCTGTGATTTGTAGCACTTAGTGCACATGAACCCGGCCTGGATTTGTCAAGCCTGTTTTGGGAGGACCTGCACACATCTAGTTAGAGCAACACATGAGCGTTTTGTGATCTGCCGCCTCGTTGATACAGGACTGGTTATGTTAAATCTCAGTGTGCTTCGGACTAGGCCGTACAATGTGTCATCCAACCTGTCTAAAGccaaaagtgtttatagctgttccGAACGGCCTCACTCGAAGACAAGCGACTAGCCTGCCGTCAGTGTGCTGTTACACTTTCAGGCAGTCTCTCCTGGAGTAGAAGTAGTTCCACAAATCTGACCAATCACTgcataaagtgtgtgtgattgttgttgctgtttcgTAAAGTTACAAAACATTGTGGGATGCAACAAACCAAGAGTGTGTTTGCAGTAGTTTAACCCGATTATCTATCCACTTTATTAAGTATGGTAGGTGCAGCAGGtcatcattttacagtttgcctttgttttctcttctaaaCAAGTTCATCTGATCATCTGACCGCCCTGTCTGACTTTTTTACCAATGTCATTCCTCAATGTTACCATAACTGAAGGAAATGTTgggaaacaaaccaaaaagaaaatccaatagataaaaaagaaagggaagcCAGAACACAGAATATGAAGATAAACAGTCCGCCCCCTTCAATTCATTTCCATTTAGAAAGGCACCTCCATCCAAAGCAAAGTTTCATATGCATAATTTATTTCTCACTGACATTGCTGATGAACAAATACACATTATGAAGCCTGCTACCTCCTCTCTCGGACTGACATACAGATGCACAATAAAAGCAATGGTACACAGAGCAGCATTTAGGGCAACACTGACAAGCTGAAAGTGTTCAAAAAACCTGCCATCATTGTACTGAACAGAGGAACGCTTTCATGCCAAGACAACATAAAGAACTGGTGTTGTTGGGATCACCCAGACACTCTCCAAAACATTTCTCATCCTCAACACGTAATTGTGGGCCAGTGGAACTGCGACATGGACACGCATTGTCAATCATGAAATCACTGTGTCGGAAAAGAGTTATTTGAGCCATAATACTCCACACAAGCGACATTTGTAAGTCATTGTTATAtatctgaacacacagcagaacgTTCTGTATGTACAacagtgtgttgaaatgttatTACCACTGATTcacaaaaacagtacaaaaaaatgttttgattgcaCATACGAGCCAACTTAGAGAGAGTTTAAAGATCAAGCTTACGGCTACAAACTGAATTTTAGAAGTCGAAGATGCTTTTGCTCCGAcagctgtgttttcaaagtgacaccttcctttatgtacagtattcaAAGTTCTGTTGTAGAAGCTGCCATTAAGTTTTGGGATCCCAGCTGTTGTGAAAGCTAAAAAAAGCTATGTTTGGTCACTTTGTGTTGGATTTACTGTAAAAAGCTGCCAACTAGGAGAAGGGAGATGCAGTGTAACGTCAAATAATGGTAAGTAAGCACAGCACACAATTGTTTTTTCAGGCCCTGACAACTCTCACTTGACATTATGACTTCAGAAAGTAGTCAACATATGGCAGCTAATCCAGCGTTGGTGGATTAAAATTGTCACTTGTATTTACATTAAGAATAATCAGCTTCATATACAAAAGGTATGACATGCTAAATTTCTGATCGTTGATTTTCAAATAAATcgtttaaaaaatacattttgcattgCTGTTTTGAATGCTGCCACATTAACTCATGGCTGCTGGCACACTTCTTCTGACCACTGGAGATGATTTCATATGGATATCCAGTAAAGTAGTTCTTGAGTTCCTCATCACACTTTTGACATTATAGAGAAATGTTTCTTAATTTGTTTCCCTAATATGACAATACATATAACAATGTTAGCAGCCAGCAGTGTTGCTTGCATCAGGGAGGAATGTACAAATCTTGCTCGGGTAAACGAAGGTTAGATCTGAAAACTTtgatgtgtaatgtgtgtgatgatgtactgtatatcatttagGAAGTTTGGGACAGTTAGTTCGAAGTTAGAAGGCATCTGTCTGAAAAAGGAATGTAAAGGGTAACTGGGCAACTGTGGTTGACCTTTACCGAAGTATAAGCATGTAGTTTGGATTCATGGAGTCTGAGAGATGGTTGTCTGGCAACACAGTTTCAGTAAAGatctgtttcactgtttcatctgtttctgttccACAGTTTTCTCCACCTAATGTAATTGAAATAATTGATACATTTGACCTTCAAACTGAGTTGAATGCAGTAAAAGGCTTTGGTTTAGGATGTCACCTCAGTGGACTGAGTCCTCATTATTCAGCTGTCTGtggtaaaaatgaaagaaaaagaaaaaacattgctCACATTACATAAGAGACACTTCTACTCTAAGCCTTCTTGCTATCACAGTTTACGAGCCGAGGTACTTCATAAGGCttatttccttaaaaaaaaaacaactaataacacatttccaacaagcattaaaatgtttttgaccAGTAATCTACAATCTTTTTTATTACCCTTCTGCCATTCTTCCATATTCCAAAGTGGTGCATTTGGGTGTCAAACGTCAATCTCCTACATCTGCCCGTTGTCCATTTGGGTGTCAATGCAGTCAGAACAATACTCAGCCATGCAGAGTGTGGTCTGTTTAAATAATTCCACTTAAATATTCAAGAATGTCCTCCTAGGCATCATAAATTGTCCAAAAATCCATGTTGTCAAACTGTTTTTGATAAGACCCTTGATAGCCACAACAGTGACATGACTGTAGGGATGTCAGCTGGTCTGTCGATCTGTTGGTCAAACacttgactgaaatatctcaacatctaatGGGTGAATTGGCATGGAATTTagtagacattcatggtccacTGAGGCAGAATCTTgaggactttggtgatcccctgacttttcatatagcgccaccagcaggtcaaaatgtcctcttccCTTCATGGGGATACCTCTAAAACTAATGACTGAATCCTTATCAGCCTCAACTACACTCAGGGattgttaacatgctaacattagcatgcagtGCAGCTGTGCAGACGTTGCCAAACCACAGCTTAAAGTAATTAAAGTTGAACCAGAGACAGTCTGAGATGTCCCAAAATGGTCAGCATACAAAGGATTTACAACATGACCTGTCCTCAGGAGTCATCCTCTAGCTGGTAGTGTCTCTTAATTTTTCGTTCACCCAAcaatttgttttctggtgtgtaaGCATTTCAATCTTACAGGGGCTGCTACTGTGGCTTCCTGGGTTCCTGGTTGTTAATGAGCCATTCAGTGGAAGCTTTTATCTCAAGCATCTACAGCCTCATAAATGCATCTGATTTCAGCCTGTCAGGCCAGAAGACATTGGACTCTGTCAGTGTTAAGAACTTCCTCCATCCACTGAGCTGAGCAGTTTGGACCTCTTACAGTATGCTCCAGGTAGAGGTCACTTCCTAACACTGAGGATGGTCATCTGTAGACACTCCTCCTTCAGAGCCACCAGTTCTGTCTTGTAGCTGCTTGTCTTGCTTCCATCAGCGTACACACAAGGCTGCTTCTTTGCTGACAGCGGTGTTTCCATAGTCACTGAACCAGCATTGAGTATGTCGGCGTGCGATGGTGAGGCAGAGGAGCCTCTGTGGCAAGCTGCAGACAGTAAAGCTGAGAGAGCTCGGCCGACGTCGTGCCGAGCCCCCTCATTGACGAAACAGTACAAAATGGGGTCGGCGACGCAATTGAGGCTGGTCAGCGCCAAAGATACATGGTATGCGGCAAACAAGCTCTCCTCTGAGCCGCAGTCACACGGCTTCCTTAGAAACATGACACTCCGCACCAGGAGGAGGATGTGGTACGGTCCAAAGCAGAGCAAAACGATGAGGATCAGGCTCAACGCCAGCCGCTGAATTTTGGCCTTTTCCTGACGCTCCGTTGAGACGTTGCAGCGCACTGCTGCCAGGATCCCGCGGTAGGCGACAAGCATGGCTGTCCATGGAGCAAGGAAGCCCAGAAATGTCCTGTAGAGGTTCATGCCTGCCACCCAGTCCTGCATGGGATACTTCTCAAAGCAGAAGGTGTGGTTGAACCGATCCTGGAAGAGCTCATCgtggaagagaggagcagagttGGCTACGATCTCAATGATCCACACCATGGCGCTGACCAGGACAGCTGCAGGAAGttcaggagaggaaagaagaggagagataAAGAGTTGACTTTAGGGTAACTTCTATTCCTCTAGCCTGTGtgaatactgtactgtattgaaagaaaagagagtgcTCTTGGAATTATAGACATATAAACACAGCTagagattgattgattgaatgacACCATGTACCAACCTAAGTAATCATTAATTTCACCAAACAGTGGCCTGAATACCATCTGTTTTGGACAAAAATGTTATCTATGAGGATACAGTACTTTATGAAATGGTATTTCAGAGCCTCTCTGCTACCCATATGAAGAGTTTCCATCCAAAATATTAAATTTCATAATTTGTATTTCTAGAAAAGCTAGTTTTGGGCCTTGTTTATGAATTGGACTTAAGGTCTGTATCATTACATTTTATCCAAAAGTAATGACTTTAGCAGACATCCTTGtttaattagttatttattaAAACTTCTTTTGATATGGAAGTAATCTTATCTCTGCACAAATTGAATTTCCTGTTATGTCAGGGTCGACAATGACAGATTTGAAGTAGCACCTCCCTCCggactcagcagcagcacagtttgGGGAACTAATGCAATATCTATATTTGAAAGTACTGACCCCTGTTTTAATGGAAagttttttgcttttccttccaAGAGATTAAGATTCATCCATCAGAAGTGCTAATGACACAATTACCTCTTTAACCAAGCTggttgtttgtattttttattaagCAAGAATGCTGTGAGCAATGAACATTAAATTTGAATATAAATTCAAGAACAATTTTATGAATTAGGTGCCTGATATTAAGGACATTAATCTTTACCACCATTTGTTTTTTGAGCAGATCTATTATTTCAGGAGAAAAGCATATCCTTAACCCTACATACCTGTTTTGATTCGTCGAACCTTGGCGAAGCGCAGAGGATATGCCACGGCCAGGTACCTGTCCAGTGATATACAGCAGAGGAAGGCGATGCTGACATAGATATTAGTGTA
Protein-coding sequences here:
- the gpr4 gene encoding G-protein coupled receptor 4, translated to MCNISFCDVDSKVDQFFQPTLYIIVIVLGLPTNCMALWAAYMQVRQRNELGIYLINLSVADLLYITTLPLWIDYFLQHDDWIHGQESCKLFGFIFYTNIYVSIAFLCCISLDRYLAVAYPLRFAKVRRIKTAVLVSAMVWIIEIVANSAPLFHDELFQDRFNHTFCFEKYPMQDWVAGMNLYRTFLGFLAPWTAMLVAYRGILAAVRCNVSTERQEKAKIQRLALSLILIVLLCFGPYHILLLVRSVMFLRKPCDCGSEESLFAAYHVSLALTSLNCVADPILYCFVNEGARHDVGRALSALLSAACHRGSSASPSHADILNAGSVTMETPLSAKKQPCVYADGSKTSSYKTELVALKEECLQMTILSVRK